DNA from Leptospira harrisiae:
TTGCATCCGCATTCCATTGGGATTGGAAAATTTGGCATCTTTTTGGATCAGAATCGTATCCTTGGAGAAATTCAAATCGGTCTCTTCCCCAATCCGATTGTAGGACACCCATATGGGTGCAAGGTTTTTTACGAAAAGGATCCCTTTCCAAACCGGAACAAATCCGTCCTAGACCGATCAGGATGGTTTTGATTTTGGATCGTTTCATTTATCTTTTTCTTCCAAATCTTTCTTTCTGAAAGAAACTGGCGTAGAAGCTATGATCGCACCATTTGAATATTCCCTGTCAACTATTCTAAGTTTGTTTTCCAAAGACTTACATTGGGACCGAACAGAAAATCCTACTTTTCAATGGATCACCACCTCTTCTGCTGAATCAAAAAAAAGAACTTTATTTGTTCCTTTGCGAGGCACAAGAGATGGGCATGATTTCATCCCTGATGCCTTAGCCAAGGGAGCATCGGCTTTCCTCTGTGAAAAAAATCATCCCATTCTAAATACCCTTTCTTTGGCAGACAAATCAAGAGCCATTCTCGTTCCAGATTGTTTAGCGGCTCTGGGGAAACTGGCCAATTATCATAGAAATCGATTCCAAACTATTGTTCTTGCAGTCACGGGTTCCTCAGGAAAAACGACTACAAAGGATTTGTTAGGTGGTCTATTTGGTTTTTTAAAACTAAAAACTCTGGTAGTTACGGAAAAAAATTATAATAACGAAATTGGGTTACCATTTACTTTATTTCGTATTACAGAAAAAACGCGAATGGTCATTTGTGAGCTTGGAATGAACCATAGAGGAGAAATTGCCAGACTTTCCAAAATTGCAGAACCAACACATGCACTTATAACCAATATAGGATCCGCTCATATTCAAAATCTAAAATTGAGGGAAACTATAGCAGAAGAAAAGATTGATATCATTCAGGGGATGCGTCCCAATTCGATATTATTTGTCCCGGATGATTTGAATTTTTTAAATCGTGCTAAACAAAGGACGAAGAATGGGAAAACCAAACTTATTATTTGGAAGCACCAATCCAATCCAAACTTAAAAATCATACAAGTAAAACCAAATGGATTTACCTTGGAATGGAAAGGAAAACAAGCAGAATGGAAACTGCCTGGTGAAAAACTACTAAGTAATGTTCGCGGAATGGTGGAAGTCGGAACACATTTTCAAATTGACCCAGACCAAATCATAAAAACGATCCGAAACTACAAAAGTCCAGACAAACGGTTGAATATCAATCGAGGTTATTATACGATCATCGATGATTGTTATAATGCAAATCCGGAATCAATGTTATCTAGCATTGGTGCAGCCAACCAGTTTGCAGAGAATAAAAACATTGTTTGGATCCTCGGATCAATGAAAGAACTTGGAAAGTTTTCAAAATACTACCATGAGGAAGTAGGAAAAGAAATTCATAGAATTGGCAAGGGAATCTTACTTGGGTTTGGTGAGGAAACAAAACCAATGGTTAAAAAAGTTCCTGGATCTCTGTGTTTTGTTGATATTGAGGAGCTCATTCAGTTTGTAAAATCGAATGTCCCTAAAAAATCTGTTTTACTAGTGAAAGGTTCCAGATCGATGAAAATGGAACGAATTGTCATGGCCTTAGAAACATTTAAGGGTTGATACAGAATTGGCTTTTCCTAGATTACACGTATGCCTACAAATCTACCTAAAGTAGCTGTGATTATGGGGTCTCATTCCGATTGGGAAACCATGAAAGAAGCTTGCGATATTTTGTCTGAGTTTGGAATTCCTTATGAAAAGGAAATTGTTTCCGCTCACCGTTCTCCAGAACGGATGGTAGAATTTGCTAAATCAGCTAAACAAAA
Protein-coding regions in this window:
- a CDS encoding UDP-N-acetylmuramoyl-tripeptide--D-alanyl-D-alanine ligase; protein product: MIAPFEYSLSTILSLFSKDLHWDRTENPTFQWITTSSAESKKRTLFVPLRGTRDGHDFIPDALAKGASAFLCEKNHPILNTLSLADKSRAILVPDCLAALGKLANYHRNRFQTIVLAVTGSSGKTTTKDLLGGLFGFLKLKTLVVTEKNYNNEIGLPFTLFRITEKTRMVICELGMNHRGEIARLSKIAEPTHALITNIGSAHIQNLKLRETIAEEKIDIIQGMRPNSILFVPDDLNFLNRAKQRTKNGKTKLIIWKHQSNPNLKIIQVKPNGFTLEWKGKQAEWKLPGEKLLSNVRGMVEVGTHFQIDPDQIIKTIRNYKSPDKRLNINRGYYTIIDDCYNANPESMLSSIGAANQFAENKNIVWILGSMKELGKFSKYYHEEVGKEIHRIGKGILLGFGEETKPMVKKVPGSLCFVDIEELIQFVKSNVPKKSVLLVKGSRSMKMERIVMALETFKG